In Cellulosilyticum sp. I15G10I2, the genomic window GTTGCACCAGCAACTTTTGCTGCCTTAGTTACATATTCAAACATATCAATCTGCTGAGCTGTCAAAGTCCCTTTATTAATCATATAGTCACGGATTGCAGAAGATACAGGTGTTCCTCTCTCACCACCAATGATGTCATTAGCTTCCTCAGAATTCATCATCCAATTGATGAATTTTGCACTCTCCTCTTTCACCTTAGAACTTTCCGCAACGCTTAAAAACATACCTGGCTTCAGCCATAAAGCATTGCTTTCAGAAGCGGATGGCATTAATGCCAATTTTAACTTATCGTTAGCGCCTCTTACCATAGCTGCGAAATTATTCCACTCAATGGTAGTAGCTGCCTTATCCGTTACTATTGGAAGAGCTTCTTTACCAACTGAAGCTATTAAAGACTGCTCATCCAGATCTGGAGACACATTTGCATCGCTCATATCTTTCCACATCTTAAAGTAATCTGTCGTAATGGCATCATCCTCAAATCCAAGTCCAGTTCCATTTTCATTAAATAAAGCTTTACCATGTTGTCTTACCCAATAATTAAATGGATTGGTATCGCCAAATGGACCAATGATAGAAACCAGTGCACTAGGCTCTCCAGTTTTCTCTGCTACCTTTGTATTTAACGCTATATAATCATCCCAAGTCCATGCATCTGTAGGCATATCGGCTCCAGCAGCCTCAATAACCGTCGGATTATAGGTCATTGCCAAAATGGCAGTAGATATTGGAATACCTGCTCTTTTACCACCGATGGAACCTGTATTTAAAATATTTTCATCCACATTGCTTACATCAATAACCCCGCTGTCAATAAACTCCTGCAGATCCGCCAGAGAGTTGTTCTTCGCATAAGTAGATATGTACAGATAGTCCATCTGAACAATATCCGGCATACTTCCTGATGCTGCCTGAGTAGATAGTTTCTCAAAGTAACCATCCCATCCGCTAGGTGAAGCTTCAAATTTTACATGAGGATTCTTTTCTGTATAAAGATCCAAAAGCTCCTGGGTGTATTTATGTCTTGTGTCACTACCCCACCAAGCAATCTTGATAGTAACCTGTTCATCCTCTGCCTGGGTGACTTTGGCATCACCTGTTGCTGCACTGCTATTAGACTCGGTTTTGCCACCACATGCCGTCATAGAAAAAATCATCGTTCCTGCTAAAAACATAGCACCAAGTCTTTTTATTGTGTTTTTCATACTTGTATTCCCCCTTGTTTTATTATTTCTTCATCTTGTTGTGCACACCTAAGCTGTAATAACATTATTCTAACAGAAGAAAAAAAAATAAGAATGGAATTACTAGAGGATCAACCAGAAAAAATCCGACTTTTTATTTTTTTCATCTAATAATCAGAATCTTATACCTCTGTACCCTTCTCTGTGACTTTTGGAATACGAATCTGTATTTTCGTTCCAACTCCCACTCGGCTGTCTATTGAAAATTCAAATTTTTCATAGGTAATTTTCAAACGCTCATATATATTTTTAATCCCAATGCCATACCCCCTTGGCTTTACGGTAAAGTTTCGAACCTTTTCGAGCTCCTCTTTTTCCATGCCTGGACCAGTGTCCTCCACTACGAATAAAATGGTATCCGTTTCCTCCACCGCCCACAATCTAACTAAGCATTTTTTAACGGAATTGTCCACTCCATAGTAGATAGAGTTTTCTACCAAAGGCTGCAAGATCATCCTGGGTACCATATAATTTTCCAATTTCCCCTCCGTATTGACTTCAAACTCTGCCCGATTCTGATAGCGGAATTTCTGGATCTCAATATAGCTTTTTACCATCCGAATTTCCTCATTTACCAGTGCATAAGGGGCATTTACGAAAGTAGATCGCAGCAGCATACCCAATTCCACGATCATTTTCCCCGCGTCCTCATTGCGCTCTGCTTTAACCATCCAATGGAGGGCATTTAAGGTATTATACAAAAAGTGGGGATTAATCTGGGCTTGAAGCATTTGATATTTAGTTTCCTTCAATAATATCTGTTTTTCATAATTTTCGTGGATCAAAAAGTCGATTTTATCCAGCATGACCTTGAATTCCCGTGTCAAAAGCCCGACTTCATCTTGCCTCTCTAGTTCCACCAGCATCAACTTCGCCCCCTGAAAATCTCCTGTCTCCACAATCTGCATGGATTCGGTCAGCTGTTCTAAAGGCTTTGTAATAGCAACAGAAACTCTGTTCATAATAATCAGAATCAGCACAAATGCAGTTGCAAAACATATCAGCATCATGTAACGAACAGACAAAAGTTGTCCATATATATCTGAATATGGAAAGAAATTAACATACATCCAGCCTGTGGATCTGGAATTAAGAAAGCACATAAAGTACCGCTCCCCCTGGTATTGTACAATTTGATACCCCTGACCTTTTTGAAAAGCAGGAAGATTTGGTCGTTCCCCCTCTTCCATATCTTGATAAATTATATTGTTTTCAGAATAAACAAACAAATTAGCATTTGGAGCTTCCAGATTTTCTTTATATTTTTTAATAATCTTTCCTATATCACAGATCAATACCACTGTTCCCAAATTATCTAGGCTCATGTCCAGGCTCTTTAGTATGTCCTGCCCACAGAGTAAATAAGGATATTCCTCTGTGGGGCCATACATAGTAAAGGCACCTTTTGCTTCATGGAACTTTCCAAGTAGTTCCTCATAGATGTCATTTGGTATTTCCCATGATGATTCCCCTATCTCTAAGGTGGTATTATAACTATCTGTATAGCGTATGGAGCGGATAGCAGAACCTGGTTTATATTCAGATATCAGCTTATAGCGGAGACCTGTCAGCTCCTTACTGTACTCCCAAGAGGGATTTTCTATTTGCGCTATTTTTGAAAGTCGCTCTTGTATCTCGGTATCCAGTGCCAGCTCATAGCTGCTGTTTTGTACTTCTTTTAAGCTGGCATTAATGTTCTGGGCATAAAAATCCAATTCTTTCAGAGACTTCTCGTACAGCTTGTCCGCAAAGATATCCAAACTTACTTGTAACGCAACGATAGAAATGCCAAAAAAGATGCCTGCAAAGACAAAGTATACCAGCACCATTTTACTGGGCAGCTTTAAGTTTCTATATTTTTTCCTTATACTATGCAATATACATATCCCTCCCAAACCAAACTAGTTTCTAGCTGTGATGCTGACAAAAAGCTTTGTTCCATCAACATACTCTATTATAGAGTCGTTTTTTTGCTAAGTTCTTTCATAATATCTTTATACTCCGATGGTGTCGTTTCTGTAGTTTTTCGAAATACCTTTGAGAAATATTGTCCATCCGGAGAATAGCCTACTAGTTCAGCTACTTGGGAGACCTTTAATTCTGAATCAAATTGCCAGAGTCTTTGTGCAAGCATAATCCGCTGTTCCATTAGATAAGTTGAAAATTTAACTTTTCTATTTTTTACAAATAACCTCCCAAAATAATCCTCGTTCATATACAAGACTTCTTTTGCCAGAAATTGAATACTTAATTCTTGATTTTTTATATATTGGAATGTGGCAAATAAAATACTTTTTATACGTCCCCCTTCTTTTCCCTTACCAATATTCATCCCTTTCAGCCGAACTATGGTATTCATCAGCCGCTCTAAAAGTTGCCATGACTGCTGTTTAGCCTCTACACTTTCATAAGCTGTATCTAGCGATGTACCATACAATACTTTCACAATCCAATTGCAAATTTCTTCCTTCTCTTGTAATGTATAATGTTCCAAATTCATTTTTATAAACCCCAGATAAAGTTCAAACAATAGTTCTCCATAGTCCTCTGTCTCACGGATTTTTCCGTAATCGAATAGAAAAGACACACAGTCATGAGTTTTTCGGAATAATTCATAATGAAGGAATCCTGTTTGGTGCTCAGCAATACCAATTTTTAATAACTCTTGAACTTGTGCATATAAAAGGCTGATATCTTTTAGGCATCCTTGTTCACTGACAACCGCAAGCATCGGCTGCATGCTGATTCTCCCAAATTCCAGCTGAACTCTCTCTACTGCACTTTCTATCTCTGGTAATGCCCTCTCATCTATCAGAAACAATGCCTCATTCTGAATACATGTAAATAAATAAACATGAGATGTACCTAACAGTTCTGTTAATACATTGCCTAATATGAACTGCTCCAGGTAATCAAAACC contains:
- a CDS encoding ABC transporter substrate-binding protein — its product is MKNTIKRLGAMFLAGTMIFSMTACGGKTESNSSAATGDAKVTQAEDEQVTIKIAWWGSDTRHKYTQELLDLYTEKNPHVKFEASPSGWDGYFEKLSTQAASGSMPDIVQMDYLYISTYAKNNSLADLQEFIDSGVIDVSNVDENILNTGSIGGKRAGIPISTAILAMTYNPTVIEAAGADMPTDAWTWDDYIALNTKVAEKTGEPSALVSIIGPFGDTNPFNYWVRQHGKALFNENGTGLGFEDDAITTDYFKMWKDMSDANVSPDLDEQSLIASVGKEALPIVTDKAATTIEWNNFAAMVRGANDKLKLALMPSASESNALWLKPGMFLSVAESSKVKEESAKFINWMMNSEEANDIIGGERGTPVSSAIRDYMINKGTLTAQQIDMFEYVTKAAKVAGATPAADPSGISEVNEAFTNAGNSVLYGKATAEEAAATFRKQATEILERNNAAK
- a CDS encoding sensor histidine kinase, yielding MHSIRKKYRNLKLPSKMVLVYFVFAGIFFGISIVALQVSLDIFADKLYEKSLKELDFYAQNINASLKEVQNSSYELALDTEIQERLSKIAQIENPSWEYSKELTGLRYKLISEYKPGSAIRSIRYTDSYNTTLEIGESSWEIPNDIYEELLGKFHEAKGAFTMYGPTEEYPYLLCGQDILKSLDMSLDNLGTVVLICDIGKIIKKYKENLEAPNANLFVYSENNIIYQDMEEGERPNLPAFQKGQGYQIVQYQGERYFMCFLNSRSTGWMYVNFFPYSDIYGQLLSVRYMMLICFATAFVLILIIMNRVSVAITKPLEQLTESMQIVETGDFQGAKLMLVELERQDEVGLLTREFKVMLDKIDFLIHENYEKQILLKETKYQMLQAQINPHFLYNTLNALHWMVKAERNEDAGKMIVELGMLLRSTFVNAPYALVNEEIRMVKSYIEIQKFRYQNRAEFEVNTEGKLENYMVPRMILQPLVENSIYYGVDNSVKKCLVRLWAVEETDTILFVVEDTGPGMEKEELEKVRNFTVKPRGYGIGIKNIYERLKITYEKFEFSIDSRVGVGTKIQIRIPKVTEKGTEV
- a CDS encoding response regulator transcription factor, which encodes MYRLLIVDDEEIEREGMANYISWERFDIELVGTAWNGVEGFEKIQSEKPDIVLTDIKMPVMDGIELIRRTKSTFPSVEFVVLSGYGEYEFTSQAMEEGVRYYLLKPCSEEQIAVILDKVKKEIDIKREREQREKEYRSTVDRLLPRAKEQIFRDMLVEKEQSGKDYGIFLKEFGTEYTKVAILAFRAEAGFDYLEQFILGNVLTELLGTSHVYLFTCIQNEALFLIDERALPEIESAVERVQLEFGRISMQPMLAVVSEQGCLKDISLLYAQVQELLKIGIAEHQTGFLHYELFRKTHDCVSFLFDYGKIRETEDYGELLFELYLGFIKMNLEHYTLQEKEEICNWIVKVLYGTSLDTAYESVEAKQQSWQLLERLMNTIVRLKGMNIGKGKEGGRIKSILFATFQYIKNQELSIQFLAKEVLYMNEDYFGRLFVKNRKVKFSTYLMEQRIMLAQRLWQFDSELKVSQVAELVGYSPDGQYFSKVFRKTTETTPSEYKDIMKELSKKTTL